In Thermodesulfobacteriota bacterium, the sequence GGCTTGAAAAAACGCCCTTATTCCCCATACATAGTCGCGGTGGTCCTCGTAATCGTGGTCTCGGCGTGCACGCCGAATAACCCCTATCGCGCGAGCGAGAAGGGCGAGGAGATATTCTACACCACCTTCGACGAACCGCCGAAACACCTCGACCCGGCCCGCTCCTACTTCTCGAGCGAGTACGACTTCCTCGCCCAGATATACGAGCCGCTCGTGCAGTACCACTACCTCCGGCGCCCGTACGAACTGGTCCCGCTCTCGGGCGAGGCCGTCCCCGTACCCGCCTACTTCGACAAGAGCGGAAACAGACTCCCGCAGGAGGTGTCGCCCGAGAAGGTCCACCGCGCAACATACGAGATCAAGGTCAAAAAAGGCGTCATGTACCAGCCGCACCCGGCGTTCGCGAAAACTTCCGACGGCAACCTCCTCTACGCGAAGCTCACCGAAGCCGACCTCGCGGGCATAACCCAGATAAAGCATTTTTCCGAAACCGGCACCAGGGAGCTCAGCTCCGACGACTTCATCTACGAGATAATGCGTATGGCCGACCCGCAGCTCCACTGCCCCATCCTTCCGATACTCACCGACTATATCCTCGGGCTCGACGAGTACGCCGTAGCCCTTACCAAAGAGCTCGAAGAGACCCGTGCCGCGCGGAAAGAAAAAGCCGGGGCGGCCTACAGCCAGACGCTCGACGAGCGGGCGAACCCCATAATACTCGACTACAAGAAGTACCCGCTCCCCGGCATCGAGCGGATCGACGACCACACCTTCAAGATCATCCTCAAGCGCAAGTACCCTCAGTTCGCCTACTGGCTGGCCATGCCGTTCTTCTCTCCCGTACCCGAGGAGGCCGTCCGCTTCTACAAGCAGGGGCCGCTCGCCGACCGGAACATCAGCATCGACCGCTACCCCGTAGGCACGGGCGCCTACATGATGGAGACCTTTAACGAAAACATGGAGCTCGTCCTCGCCCGTAACCCTAACTTCCGCGGCGAGCCCTACCCCGCAGACGGAGAGGAGGGCGACGGAGAGAAAGGCCTCCTGGAAGACGCGGGCCGGGCCATGCCCTTCATAGAACGCATAGTCTTCAAGCTCGAAAAGGAGGCCATCCCCCGCTGGAACAAGTTCCTCCAGGGCTACTACGACAACTCGGGCATAAGCTCCGACAGCTTCGACCAGGCCGTCAACATGTCGGCCGAAGGCAGGGCCGAGATAACGGAGTTCATAAAAGAGAAGGATATAAAACTCATAACCTCCGTCCGCCCCACCACCTACTACATGGGCTTCAACATGCTCGACGATACGGTAGGCGGCTACACGCCGGAGAGGAAAAAACTCCGCCGGGCCATATCCATCGCACTCGACTGGGAGGAGTTCATCGAGATATTCAGTAACGGCCGGGGCATC encodes:
- a CDS encoding ABC transporter substrate-binding protein, with amino-acid sequence MKKRPYSPYIVAVVLVIVVSACTPNNPYRASEKGEEIFYTTFDEPPKHLDPARSYFSSEYDFLAQIYEPLVQYHYLRRPYELVPLSGEAVPVPAYFDKSGNRLPQEVSPEKVHRATYEIKVKKGVMYQPHPAFAKTSDGNLLYAKLTEADLAGITQIKHFSETGTRELSSDDFIYEIMRMADPQLHCPILPILTDYILGLDEYAVALTKELEETRAARKEKAGAAYSQTLDERANPIILDYKKYPLPGIERIDDHTFKIILKRKYPQFAYWLAMPFFSPVPEEAVRFYKQGPLADRNISIDRYPVGTGAYMMETFNENMELVLARNPNFRGEPYPADGEEGDGEKGLLEDAGRAMPFIERIVFKLEKEAIPRWNKFLQGYYDNSGISSDSFDQAVNMSAEGRAEITEFIKEKDIKLITSVRPTTYYMGFNMLDDTVGGYTPERKKLRRAISIALDWEEFIEIFSNGRGIAAMSPLPPGIFGHLKGKEGMNPYLYDWDEERQRPTKKSIDEAKKLLAEAGYPGGRDREGRPLVINFDNAWTGAESKPTIHWIVKRLRLLGIQLENRTTDYNRFQEKMQKGNLQIYFLGWNADYPDPENFFFLLHGPSGKVKHHGENSSNYASPRFDSLFKKMENMDNSPERLRIVREMVLLLQEDSPWMWGYHPVAFSLSHSWMGNLKSNSMANNTIKYRKLDTGLREERRHKWNRPNFIPIAVTAMVLVAGSVPAIVSIRRRLGLGKKGK